The following proteins come from a genomic window of Pirellula staleyi DSM 6068:
- a CDS encoding general secretion pathway protein GspD gives MQFLIGSVALATMLSASVVQGAPHGVAAWTIANTATGQFGASAGPRREADDLLRQARKALKDGDFALADTLIGKAEKLNVQYDALTERFYDTPAKLRKVLEEEKAKASGKPAGGMSLPSARFPALLGGKDEPQAQAIPASPFPAPTREEALSQLTNDSQVKARSLLAEARGALAAGNKPAAIAAYQKVLAIPAQYGPTDDSPQRLAADMARAGIDVTSVAPAPSATSPFMLRPSDIDPAAQRLPIDGQAPVAAPEAAMVQQNPSPYALPEGPSNPLNPAPRVGGGSFQPADAASQPQRMPAPEAPTKAEAQRLIAQARFALDKGDLRTAKLFAAQAEAMRLPAEAFGPGEIQPWQVMLDIDRASQQRGGVQLANNEVPAAPAGGGYPVTQGMYNPGQDNSRNVAASSTAAVLNRQGGSPGAALYEEGLAALQNQDRETAFAKFKEAWKFESQLDPETRQQLKDKLNSMSAAVNPLPLQPLDGQPSPLEQVNSQQELLRQKLYREISSEVKSAEQLAASEPRTALENLNKLRTRIASAEVEPAALKQLLTIVDRKVSELTIYIEQNESTISNDERNASIRADLVRSEQLKLQTQDKLAQLVENFNELMDQRRFPEAEVIAKQAREIAPNEPVVVNMVEKSRLARGIYESMMTDEAKATNFIAAMESVHQSGVAFDDRTPLVFGDAKKWSELTRSRKSLLERRTKLSPAELEIERSLGKPIEARFENRPLSEVLDTLGKMTGINIFLDPQGLHAEGVTSDTPVSLNLQQPISLKSALNLLLENHGLSYVIQNEVLRITSEQTRNSNVYPQTYYVADLVIPIPNFVPSYNIGLPGAIRESLNSMGYGMPARAMSTGPLTLAQGEDNKAATPSNASVLAQMGAANVLPGSGAQRGPTSLGGGPGGMGGGVQADFDTLIELITSTIAPTTWDEVGGPGSISGFDVNLSLVVSQTQEVHEQIADLLEQLRRLQDLQVTIEVRFITLSDRFFERIGIDFDFNIDDNTGLNNVTDQLPTANQPGQGVYDDSSPSLNFGLNPTTGLPSADLDLGFRQGSFGSAVPQFGGFDAGTAASFGFAILSDIEVFFLLNAAQGDDRTNILQAPKVTLFNGQQAFVSDTSQRPFVISVIPVVGDFAAAQQPVIAVLNEGTSLSVQGVVSPDRRFVRLTMVPFFSTIGDVDTFTFTGSTTTDSGSVIQDPSNPDENATDNVRTTTEGTTVQLPTFAFTTVTTTVSVPDGGTVLLGGIKRLREGRNERGVPLLSKVPYVSRLFKNVGIGREAQSLMMMVTPRIIIQEEEEEKLGIDLPQ, from the coding sequence GTGCAATTTCTGATTGGGAGTGTGGCCCTCGCCACGATGCTATCGGCATCTGTGGTACAAGGCGCCCCCCACGGCGTGGCAGCATGGACGATTGCCAACACCGCTACTGGACAGTTCGGCGCTTCCGCCGGACCGCGCCGCGAAGCCGATGACTTGCTCCGTCAGGCCCGCAAGGCACTGAAGGACGGCGACTTCGCTTTGGCCGATACCTTGATTGGTAAGGCCGAGAAGCTCAACGTTCAATACGACGCTCTCACCGAGCGCTTCTACGACACCCCTGCGAAACTTCGCAAAGTGCTCGAAGAAGAAAAGGCCAAGGCCTCGGGCAAGCCTGCGGGAGGGATGTCCCTGCCGAGTGCTCGCTTCCCTGCCTTGCTAGGTGGCAAGGATGAGCCCCAAGCTCAAGCCATTCCGGCCAGTCCCTTCCCAGCTCCAACACGCGAAGAAGCGCTGTCGCAGCTGACGAACGACTCGCAAGTGAAGGCTCGCTCGCTCCTGGCGGAAGCACGTGGCGCACTCGCCGCTGGCAACAAACCAGCTGCAATTGCGGCCTACCAAAAGGTGCTCGCGATCCCAGCCCAGTATGGCCCAACCGACGATTCGCCACAGCGACTCGCGGCTGATATGGCACGGGCTGGCATCGACGTCACCAGCGTCGCTCCTGCCCCTTCGGCAACTTCACCGTTCATGCTTCGCCCTTCGGATATCGATCCTGCGGCGCAGCGTTTGCCTATCGACGGACAAGCTCCCGTTGCCGCTCCTGAAGCTGCGATGGTTCAGCAAAATCCAAGTCCGTATGCACTTCCTGAAGGCCCCAGCAATCCGCTGAACCCTGCCCCGCGCGTCGGTGGTGGATCGTTCCAGCCTGCTGATGCAGCTTCCCAGCCGCAGCGCATGCCAGCTCCGGAAGCTCCGACAAAAGCTGAAGCTCAGCGTCTGATTGCTCAAGCTCGATTCGCGCTCGACAAGGGTGACCTGCGAACTGCCAAGCTGTTCGCTGCTCAGGCCGAAGCGATGCGACTCCCTGCTGAAGCTTTTGGTCCTGGCGAAATTCAGCCTTGGCAAGTGATGCTCGACATCGATCGTGCTTCGCAGCAGCGTGGTGGTGTTCAGCTCGCCAACAACGAAGTCCCCGCCGCACCTGCTGGTGGTGGCTATCCTGTCACACAAGGGATGTACAACCCTGGCCAAGATAACTCGCGCAACGTGGCTGCCAGCAGCACCGCTGCCGTGCTCAACCGCCAAGGTGGTTCGCCTGGTGCAGCACTGTACGAAGAAGGGCTCGCCGCACTTCAGAATCAAGATCGCGAAACCGCATTTGCCAAGTTCAAAGAAGCTTGGAAATTCGAATCGCAGCTCGATCCCGAAACGCGTCAGCAGCTGAAGGACAAGCTGAACTCGATGAGTGCAGCTGTCAATCCTCTGCCGCTGCAGCCACTCGATGGTCAGCCTTCGCCTCTCGAGCAAGTGAATTCGCAGCAAGAGTTGCTTCGTCAGAAGCTCTATCGCGAGATTTCGAGCGAAGTGAAGTCGGCCGAGCAATTGGCTGCTTCGGAACCTCGCACGGCTCTCGAGAACCTCAACAAACTGCGGACTCGCATCGCCTCGGCCGAGGTGGAACCAGCCGCTCTGAAACAACTTTTGACGATCGTCGACCGCAAGGTCAGCGAACTCACGATCTACATCGAACAGAACGAATCGACCATCAGCAACGACGAGCGTAATGCCTCGATCCGCGCCGATCTGGTTCGCAGCGAGCAGCTGAAACTGCAGACGCAGGACAAGTTGGCTCAACTGGTCGAGAACTTCAACGAACTGATGGATCAACGACGCTTCCCTGAAGCAGAAGTGATTGCCAAGCAAGCTCGCGAGATTGCACCGAACGAGCCTGTGGTGGTGAACATGGTCGAGAAGTCGCGACTGGCTCGTGGCATCTACGAATCGATGATGACCGACGAAGCAAAGGCCACCAACTTCATCGCTGCGATGGAGAGCGTGCACCAGTCGGGGGTTGCCTTCGACGATCGCACGCCACTCGTCTTCGGCGACGCTAAGAAATGGTCGGAGCTGACTCGTTCGCGCAAGAGCTTGCTCGAGCGTCGTACGAAACTCTCGCCTGCGGAACTAGAAATCGAACGTTCGCTCGGCAAGCCGATCGAAGCTCGATTCGAGAATCGTCCCCTCTCGGAAGTGCTCGATACGCTGGGCAAGATGACCGGCATCAACATCTTCCTCGATCCGCAAGGATTGCATGCGGAAGGTGTGACGAGCGATACTCCGGTTTCGCTGAACCTGCAGCAGCCGATTTCGCTCAAGAGCGCTTTGAACTTGCTCCTCGAGAATCACGGCCTGAGCTATGTGATTCAGAACGAAGTGCTCCGCATCACCAGCGAGCAGACACGTAACTCGAACGTCTACCCACAGACCTACTATGTGGCCGACCTCGTGATTCCGATTCCGAACTTCGTCCCCAGCTATAACATCGGTTTGCCGGGTGCGATTCGCGAAAGTCTGAACTCGATGGGCTACGGCATGCCAGCCCGTGCGATGTCGACTGGTCCTCTCACCTTGGCTCAAGGCGAGGACAACAAAGCAGCCACACCAAGCAACGCTTCGGTGCTTGCTCAAATGGGTGCTGCCAACGTGCTCCCTGGTTCCGGCGCTCAGCGTGGTCCAACCTCGCTCGGTGGCGGTCCCGGTGGTATGGGTGGTGGTGTGCAAGCTGACTTCGATACGCTGATCGAACTGATCACGTCGACGATTGCTCCCACCACGTGGGACGAAGTCGGTGGTCCAGGCTCGATCTCGGGCTTCGATGTGAACCTCAGCCTCGTCGTTAGCCAGACGCAAGAAGTGCACGAACAGATCGCCGATCTGCTCGAACAGCTTCGCCGTCTGCAAGATCTTCAGGTGACGATTGAAGTCCGCTTCATCACCCTGAGCGATCGGTTCTTCGAACGTATCGGTATCGACTTCGACTTCAACATCGATGACAACACCGGTCTGAACAACGTGACCGATCAGCTGCCAACGGCTAACCAGCCTGGCCAAGGTGTGTACGACGATAGCTCGCCGAGCCTCAACTTTGGTTTGAACCCCACGACCGGTTTGCCTTCGGCAGATCTTGACCTGGGTTTCCGTCAAGGTAGTTTCGGATCGGCTGTTCCTCAGTTCGGTGGTTTCGATGCCGGTACGGCCGCCAGCTTCGGCTTTGCGATCCTCAGCGACATCGAAGTGTTCTTCCTGCTCAACGCCGCTCAAGGTGACGACCGGACGAACATTCTGCAAGCTCCAAAGGTGACACTGTTCAACGGTCAGCAGGCATTCGTTTCGGATACCTCGCAACGTCCGTTCGTGATCAGCGTGATTCCTGTGGTGGGCGACTTTGCCGCCGCTCAGCAACCTGTGATCGCGGTTCTGAACGAAGGAACCTCGCTCTCGGTGCAGGGTGTGGTCTCGCCTGACCGCCGCTTTGTGCGACTCACGATGGTGCCGTTCTTCAGCACGATTGGCGACGTCGACACGTTTACCTTCACTGGTAGCACGACGACCGACAGCGGTTCGGTGATTCAAGATCCTTCGAACCCTGACGAGAATGCGACCGACAACGTTCGCACGACGACCGAAGGTACGACCGTTCAGCTCCCAACGTTTGCCTTCACCACGGTTACCACCACGGTGAGCGTGCCAGACGGCGGAACGGTGCTGCTGGGTGGTATCAAGCGTTTGCGTGAAGGTCGTAACGAACGTGGTGTACCGCTGCTGAGCAAGGTGCCTTACGTCAGCCGACTCTTCAAGAACGTTGGTATCGGCCGTGAAGCTCAAAGCCTGATGATGATGGTCACTCCACGCATCATCATTCAGGAAGAAGAAGAAGAGAAACTCGGTATCGATCTGCCACAGTAA